A part of Fimbriiglobus ruber genomic DNA contains:
- a CDS encoding UbiA-like polyprenyltransferase gives MLRRTRLLLELVRFSHTVFALPFALLSAALAWRDEPFRWEDLVGILLCMVFARTAAMAFNRLTDRHIDALNPRTAGRHLPAGTLSVTTVVAFTLFAAAGFVASTWLFDLRTPPNPWPLYLSGPVLLYVLGYSLTKRFTSLAHFWLGGALMLAPVAAWIAVKGPTEMLPPVLLGGAVFFWVSGFDILYACQDAEFDAKAGLHSVPARFGVPTSLRLAAACHAVMFVLLVGLGFASPHLGSVYFAGLCPIGALLVYEHRIVRPDDLSRVNRAFFQVNGVISLGLLVLVLVQLAVK, from the coding sequence ATGCTCCGTCGCACTCGACTCTTGCTCGAACTGGTCCGCTTCAGCCACACCGTTTTCGCGCTGCCGTTCGCGCTGTTGAGCGCGGCGCTGGCGTGGCGGGACGAGCCGTTCCGGTGGGAGGACCTCGTCGGCATCCTGCTGTGCATGGTATTCGCCCGGACCGCGGCCATGGCGTTCAACCGGCTCACGGACCGACACATCGACGCGCTCAACCCGCGGACCGCCGGCCGGCACCTGCCGGCCGGGACGCTGTCGGTCACCACTGTCGTCGCGTTCACCCTGTTCGCGGCCGCCGGGTTCGTCGCGTCGACGTGGCTCTTCGACCTCCGCACGCCACCCAACCCGTGGCCGCTTTACCTGTCCGGCCCGGTCCTGCTGTACGTGCTGGGCTATTCGCTCACGAAGCGGTTCACGAGCCTCGCCCACTTCTGGCTCGGCGGGGCGCTCATGCTGGCCCCGGTCGCGGCGTGGATCGCGGTGAAGGGGCCGACGGAAATGCTCCCGCCCGTTCTGCTCGGCGGGGCGGTGTTCTTCTGGGTGAGCGGGTTCGATATCCTCTACGCCTGCCAGGACGCCGAGTTCGACGCGAAAGCGGGCCTCCACAGCGTCCCCGCCCGGTTCGGCGTCCCGACCAGCCTGCGACTTGCGGCCGCATGCCACGCGGTGATGTTCGTGCTCCTGGTCGGCCTGGGGTTTGCGTCGCCCCACTTGGGGTCTGTTTACTTCGCGGGCCTCTGTCCGATCGGCGCGTTGCTCGTTTACGAACACCGCATCGTCAGGCCGGACGACCTTTCCCGGGTGAACCGCGCGTTTTTCCAGGTGAACGGCGTCATCAGCCTGGGCTTGCTCGTGCTGGTACTCGTCCAACTGGCAGTGAAGTAG
- a CDS encoding serine/threonine-protein kinase, which translates to MPPPASTADLLDRVRRSGLIPQPELASFVGELGSSSPSVSPPDVLDRLVTARLLTPFQAERIAAGKYKGFRLGSYVILDRIGGGAMGQVYLAEHADMRRMVAIKVMIAPGTDETVTRERFFREARAAAALNHPNIIRLFDLNREGRLLYLVAEYYEGLTLSHLIARAGRMSVGAAVDYARQIACGLQHAADQGIVHRDIKPSNLFLTRDGTVKILDLGLVRSEAEEDSKLTSQLSGHPILGTADYLAPEQAIDCSSVDARADVYSLGASLYFLLAGAPMFPEGRVAQKLMWHQWRDPTPIQELRPDVPDALAEVVSVAIRKKREKRFQSPGEMVDALSAVVSAGFVPPGPFPPPPRLIAVPPPRRWATTREGDSKPTRVGGATGNSVRTTPVPSQATRSPTDLNQTPPANGVLHFAPIGPPRASIRPVHDQPLPAPADVSAANSEPPTRPVAVTAPASSYSVKLAFAAGLLAALFLVAAGIAVWKLVV; encoded by the coding sequence ATGCCACCACCAGCAAGTACAGCCGATCTCCTCGATCGCGTTCGGCGGAGCGGACTCATCCCGCAGCCCGAACTGGCCTCGTTCGTTGGCGAACTGGGATCGAGTTCCCCGTCTGTTTCCCCGCCGGACGTGCTCGACCGGCTCGTGACCGCGCGCCTCCTCACGCCCTTCCAGGCCGAGCGTATCGCGGCGGGCAAGTACAAGGGGTTCCGGCTCGGCAGCTACGTCATCCTCGACCGCATCGGCGGCGGCGCGATGGGCCAAGTGTACCTCGCGGAACACGCCGACATGCGGCGGATGGTGGCCATCAAGGTCATGATCGCCCCCGGCACCGACGAGACGGTGACGCGGGAGCGCTTCTTCCGCGAGGCCCGCGCGGCCGCCGCCCTCAACCACCCAAACATCATCCGTCTCTTCGACTTGAACCGCGAGGGCCGCCTCCTTTACCTCGTCGCAGAATACTACGAGGGGCTGACGCTCTCCCACCTCATCGCCCGGGCCGGCCGCATGTCGGTCGGGGCGGCGGTCGATTACGCCCGGCAGATCGCGTGCGGCCTCCAGCACGCGGCCGACCAGGGCATCGTCCACCGCGACATCAAGCCCAGCAACCTGTTCCTCACGCGGGACGGGACGGTCAAGATCCTCGACCTCGGGCTCGTCCGGTCGGAGGCCGAGGAAGATTCCAAGCTCACGTCCCAACTCAGCGGCCACCCGATCCTCGGGACGGCCGACTACCTGGCCCCGGAACAGGCGATCGATTGCTCGTCCGTCGACGCCCGGGCCGACGTCTATTCGCTCGGCGCCTCGCTCTACTTCTTGCTGGCCGGGGCACCGATGTTTCCCGAGGGCCGGGTAGCCCAGAAGTTGATGTGGCACCAGTGGCGCGACCCGACGCCGATCCAGGAACTGCGGCCGGACGTCCCCGACGCGCTGGCCGAAGTCGTCAGCGTGGCGATTCGTAAGAAGCGCGAGAAGCGGTTCCAGAGCCCTGGCGAAATGGTCGACGCCTTGTCGGCGGTCGTGTCGGCTGGGTTCGTCCCGCCCGGCCCGTTCCCGCCGCCCCCGCGCCTGATCGCCGTGCCGCCGCCCCGCCGGTGGGCGACAACTCGTGAGGGCGATTCGAAGCCGACCCGCGTGGGTGGGGCGACCGGGAATTCGGTGCGGACCACGCCGGTTCCGTCTCAAGCGACGCGCTCGCCCACAGACTTGAATCAGACGCCGCCAGCGAACGGCGTCCTGCATTTCGCCCCAATTGGGCCGCCCCGTGCATCGATCCGCCCGGTCCACGATCAGCCATTGCCGGCGCCGGCCGACGTGAGTGCCGCAAACTCGGAACCACCCACGCGGCCCGTGGCCGTAACCGCGCCGGCGAGTTCGTATTCCGTGAAGTTGGCGTTCGCGGCGGGTTTGTTGGCCGCGCTGTTCCTGGTGGCCGCCGGCATCGCGGTTTGGAAATTGGTCGTGTAA
- a CDS encoding leucine-rich repeat domain-containing protein: protein MRPIVAIFCTFIVPSVVRADPAEEAAIKMVERLGGKAEQNGKAVSLSFTKATDADLKELVAVKNLIKLNLQGTKVTDAGVKKLAVLKNLTHLNLSNTSVTDVGVRELAAIKNLAVLDLGFTKVTDAGVKELTGLKGLTHLRFSFTQVTDAGLKDLAVLKSLAHLDLAPSDVTDAGVKQLTALKELTTLRLSSPNVTDAGVKDLTAFKGLTHLDLSCPYVTDVGVKELTALKSLTHLNLRSTKVTDAGVKQLAALKKLTYLDLWHTGVTGTGIKELAGLENLAVIDLSHSRVTDAGLKELASLKGLTNLDLSFTKVSDAGMKELVPLKNLAALNMHHTPVTDAGVKELASLEGLTNLNLGFTGVTDAGMKELAALKNLAALELENTRVTDAGAKELTALKSLTELGLHDTRVTDAGAKELTALTSLTKLWLSATLVTDAGAKELAPLKNLTELDLSYTSVTDAGVKELAPLKNLVKLILLETKVTPAGEKDYRREHPNCEIFR, encoded by the coding sequence ATGCGCCCGATCGTGGCCATTTTCTGTACCTTCATCGTTCCGTCAGTGGTCCGGGCCGACCCCGCCGAAGAGGCTGCGATCAAAATGGTGGAACGTCTCGGCGGGAAGGCTGAACAGAACGGGAAAGCTGTCTCGCTCTCGTTCACGAAAGCGACGGACGCCGATCTGAAAGAACTGGTTGCCGTCAAAAATCTCATCAAACTCAATCTTCAGGGCACGAAGGTGACGGACGCCGGGGTGAAGAAACTGGCCGTCCTCAAGAACCTGACCCACCTTAACCTCAGTAACACCTCCGTGACTGACGTTGGGGTGAGGGAACTAGCCGCGATCAAGAATCTTGCCGTCCTTGATCTCGGTTTCACCAAAGTGACGGACGCCGGGGTGAAGGAACTGACTGGCCTCAAGGGACTGACCCACCTCCGCTTCAGTTTCACCCAAGTGACTGACGCCGGACTGAAAGATCTAGCTGTTCTCAAAAGCCTGGCCCACCTCGACCTCGCTCCTTCGGACGTGACGGATGCCGGGGTGAAGCAACTGACGGCCCTCAAGGAATTGACCACCCTCCGGCTCAGTTCTCCAAACGTGACGGACGCTGGGGTGAAGGATCTGACAGCCTTCAAAGGGTTGACTCACCTCGACCTCAGTTGTCCCTACGTGACCGACGTCGGGGTGAAGGAATTGACCGCTCTTAAAAGCCTGACACACCTCAACCTTCGTTCCACGAAAGTGACGGACGCCGGGGTGAAACAACTGGCCGCCCTCAAAAAACTAACCTACCTCGACCTCTGGCACACGGGAGTGACGGGCACCGGAATAAAGGAACTGGCCGGCCTCGAGAATTTAGCCGTCATCGACCTATCTCACTCGCGGGTGACGGACGCCGGGTTGAAGGAACTGGCGTCGCTCAAAGGGTTGACCAACCTCGACCTCAGTTTTACGAAGGTTTCGGACGCCGGAATGAAGGAACTGGTTCCGCTCAAGAATTTGGCTGCCCTCAACATGCACCACACGCCGGTGACGGACGCCGGGGTGAAGGAACTGGCGTCGCTCGAGGGGCTAACCAACCTTAACCTCGGATTCACCGGGGTGACGGACGCCGGGATGAAGGAACTGGCCGCCCTCAAAAATCTGGCCGCCCTCGAACTCGAAAACACGCGGGTGACGGACGCCGGGGCGAAGGAACTGACCGCTCTCAAGAGTCTGACCGAACTCGGTCTTCACGATACGCGAGTGACGGACGCCGGGGCGAAGGAACTGACCGCTCTTACGAGTCTCACCAAACTGTGGCTCAGTGCAACTTTGGTGACGGACGCGGGGGCGAAAGAACTGGCGCCGCTCAAGAACCTGACCGAACTCGACCTCTCGTATACCTCGGTGACGGACGCCGGGGTGAAGGAACTGGCGCCACTCAAGAACTTGGTTAAACTGATACTTCTCGAAACAAAAGTCACCCCCGCAGGAGAGAAAGACTACCGGCGGGAACACCCGAACTGCGAGATCTTCCGCTAA
- a CDS encoding N-acyl-D-amino-acid deacylase family protein, whose translation MPSLTRSLLPAMCLLAGIFSAPLPVNAREPADSFDILIRGGTIYDGSGKAPKRADLAIRDGKIAAVGDLKNSTAKTVVDAEGLAVAPGFINMLSWSTEALLVDGRGQSEIRQGVTTQIMGEGWSMGPVNAAIKKRMTAEQGDIKYVVEWTSLADYLSSLQRKGISQNVASYLGATTVREYVLGLDNKKPTAAELDQMRRVVELEMRDGALGIGTALEYAPAYYADTTELIELCKVAAKYKGKYITHMRSEGERLIEGIDEAVRISREAGIPTEIYHFKAAGKNNWKKMDAAVERVEAARRQGLPVTANMYCYTAGAAPLTACIPPWAMEGGDPALRRRLKEPESRKRVLEDIRTKTDWPNFYHNAGSPDNILLISFKKDELKPLQGKTLAQIAAARGKDPAETLLDLLVEDESSIGTAYFITAEENIRKLVSLPWISFGSDEAAQQPEGVFLKSMPHPRAYGNFTRVLGKYVREDKLLSLEAAVRKMTSLPAENLGLDRRGRLNDGYFADVVVFDPKTIADRATYEKPHQYSVGVKHVFVNGVQVLKDGEHTGAKPGKALWGPGKVEK comes from the coding sequence GTGCCGAGTCTCACACGATCTCTCCTGCCGGCAATGTGTCTGCTCGCGGGCATCTTTTCCGCACCTCTTCCAGTCAACGCCCGAGAGCCGGCCGATTCGTTCGACATCCTCATCCGCGGCGGCACGATCTACGACGGCTCCGGTAAAGCCCCCAAGCGCGCCGACCTGGCCATCCGCGACGGCAAGATCGCGGCCGTCGGCGACCTGAAGAACTCGACCGCGAAGACGGTCGTCGACGCCGAGGGGCTGGCCGTGGCCCCGGGCTTTATCAACATGCTGAGCTGGTCCACCGAAGCACTCCTGGTCGACGGCCGCGGGCAGAGTGAGATTCGCCAGGGCGTCACCACCCAGATCATGGGCGAGGGCTGGTCGATGGGGCCGGTCAACGCAGCCATCAAGAAGCGCATGACGGCCGAGCAGGGCGACATCAAGTACGTCGTCGAATGGACCTCGCTGGCCGATTATCTGTCTTCTCTCCAGCGCAAGGGGATTTCCCAGAACGTGGCCTCGTACCTCGGGGCGACGACGGTCCGCGAGTACGTCCTCGGCCTGGACAACAAGAAACCGACGGCGGCGGAACTCGACCAGATGCGGCGGGTCGTGGAGCTGGAGATGCGCGACGGCGCCCTGGGCATCGGCACGGCCCTGGAATACGCGCCGGCTTACTACGCCGACACGACGGAGTTGATCGAATTGTGCAAGGTCGCGGCGAAGTACAAGGGGAAGTACATCACGCACATGCGCAGCGAGGGGGAACGGCTGATCGAGGGGATCGACGAGGCGGTCCGCATCAGCCGCGAGGCCGGGATTCCCACCGAGATCTACCACTTCAAGGCGGCCGGCAAGAACAACTGGAAGAAGATGGACGCCGCAGTGGAGCGGGTCGAAGCGGCCCGCCGTCAGGGGCTCCCGGTCACCGCTAACATGTACTGCTACACCGCCGGGGCCGCCCCGCTCACCGCCTGCATCCCGCCGTGGGCGATGGAGGGGGGCGATCCGGCCCTCCGCCGCCGTCTCAAGGAGCCGGAGAGCCGCAAGCGCGTCCTCGAAGACATCCGCACGAAAACCGACTGGCCGAACTTCTATCACAACGCCGGCTCGCCGGACAACATCCTGCTCATCAGCTTCAAGAAGGACGAACTCAAGCCGCTCCAGGGCAAAACGCTGGCCCAGATCGCGGCGGCCCGCGGCAAAGATCCCGCCGAGACGCTGCTGGACCTGCTGGTGGAAGACGAATCGAGTATCGGCACGGCCTACTTCATCACGGCCGAGGAGAACATCCGCAAGCTGGTATCGCTGCCGTGGATCAGCTTCGGATCAGACGAGGCGGCCCAGCAACCGGAGGGCGTGTTCCTCAAGTCGATGCCGCACCCGCGGGCTTACGGGAATTTTACCCGCGTGCTGGGCAAGTACGTTCGCGAGGACAAGCTGTTATCGCTGGAGGCGGCCGTCCGCAAAATGACCAGCCTGCCGGCCGAGAACCTGGGCCTCGACCGCCGCGGCCGGCTGAACGACGGGTACTTCGCCGACGTCGTCGTCTTCGACCCAAAAACGATCGCCGACCGCGCAACCTACGAAAAGCCGCACCAGTACTCGGTGGGCGTGAAGCACGTGTTCGTCAACGGCGTCCAGGTACTGAAAGACGGCGAACACACGGGGGCAAAGCCCGGCAAGGCTCTCTGGGGGCCGGGAAAGGTTGAGAAATAA
- a CDS encoding alpha/beta hydrolase family protein: protein MYSTAINLLVCTLLAPASPTTKGEITFAADGADVPERYRLPAHTFTYQRAPEYDLTYSGVAVDTLKFPSPVTSPDVENNTVYCEYFRPKKPGKYPAVIVLDIMDGAGVVSRGEAMWLATNDVAALVVTMPYYGPRRPAGVKTRLLSPNVDQSVEHVRQTVLDCRRATAWLVAQPEVDASKIGVVGTSLGSFMAGLVCAAEPRVRSACMLLGGGQLVDSFAEHPRVAFMVQALKLAGVTLDSLRKQIAPVDPITYADRLKEKRLLLIAASRDDVVPPIAMKRLWEATGKPKIVWLDSTHVGAAFYSFRAMNAVVDFVKQ from the coding sequence ATGTACAGCACAGCCATCAACCTTTTGGTCTGCACGCTTTTGGCGCCGGCCTCGCCGACAACAAAAGGCGAGATCACGTTCGCCGCGGACGGGGCCGACGTGCCGGAACGGTACCGGCTCCCGGCCCACACCTTCACCTACCAGCGGGCTCCCGAGTACGACCTGACGTACAGTGGCGTCGCGGTCGACACGCTGAAGTTCCCGTCGCCGGTCACGAGTCCGGATGTCGAGAATAACACGGTTTACTGCGAATACTTTCGACCAAAGAAGCCGGGCAAGTACCCGGCCGTCATCGTCCTCGACATCATGGACGGGGCGGGCGTCGTGTCGCGCGGGGAGGCCATGTGGCTGGCGACGAACGACGTGGCCGCCCTCGTCGTGACGATGCCGTACTACGGCCCCCGCCGCCCGGCCGGGGTGAAGACGCGGCTGCTGTCGCCGAACGTGGACCAGAGCGTCGAACACGTGCGGCAGACGGTCCTCGATTGCCGGCGGGCGACCGCTTGGCTGGTCGCCCAGCCGGAGGTCGATGCGAGCAAGATCGGCGTCGTCGGCACCAGCCTCGGCAGCTTCATGGCGGGTTTGGTCTGCGCGGCCGAGCCGCGGGTGCGGTCGGCGTGCATGCTGCTGGGTGGCGGTCAGTTGGTCGACTCGTTCGCCGAACACCCGCGGGTCGCGTTCATGGTGCAGGCGCTCAAACTCGCGGGCGTGACGCTGGACAGTCTGCGGAAACAGATCGCCCCGGTCGACCCGATCACCTACGCCGACCGCCTGAAAGAGAAGCGGCTCCTGCTCATCGCCGCGAGCCGCGACGACGTCGTGCCCCCCATCGCGATGAAGCGGCTTTGGGAGGCGACCGGGAAGCCGAAGATCGTCTGGCTCGACTCCACCCACGTCGGCGCGGCCTTCTACTCCTTCCGGGCGATGAACGCGGTCGTCGACTTCGTCAAACAGTAG
- a CDS encoding DUF6941 family protein: protein MASVVPVAKAISLCDHHVGYRDGKVDLYGLFNAIRPQSGYPYTRGRFCLFAQLINGLGPVPFFVDIRSAETDELVWTTEVRQLQFPDRTTVVQVALSIEGCRFDRPGLYVLELFCDNTWVCDTQVLLR from the coding sequence ATGGCCTCGGTAGTGCCAGTGGCAAAGGCCATTTCTCTGTGCGACCACCACGTCGGCTACCGAGACGGGAAAGTCGATCTCTATGGACTGTTCAACGCCATCCGCCCCCAGTCAGGCTACCCGTACACGCGGGGTCGATTCTGTCTCTTTGCGCAATTGATCAACGGGCTCGGGCCGGTGCCGTTTTTCGTCGATATCCGGTCCGCAGAAACAGACGAACTTGTTTGGACGACCGAAGTCAGGCAGTTGCAGTTCCCCGACCGCACCACCGTCGTTCAGGTCGCTTTGTCGATCGAAGGCTGCCGCTTCGACCGGCCTGGGCTATATGTCTTGGAGCTTTTCTGCGATAATACCTGGGTCTGCGACACCCAAGTTCTGCTCCGCTAA
- the carA gene encoding glutamine-hydrolyzing carbamoyl-phosphate synthase small subunit, which produces MTHAKLALEDGTVFTGRAFGAAGEKVGEVVFNTSMTGYQEVLTDPSYRGQIVTMTYPLIGNYGTTADDAESKGVQVEGFVVRELTRVPSNFRSSCDLDTYLKASNVVGIEGIDTRALVRRLRVRGSLMGVLSTTDLDDASLVRKAKAAHGMEGKDLVKEVVPDQSFKWDKGFGQFAEHVIPARAADKHVVAIDYGMKWNILRCLTQVGCKVTVVPGTASAADVLAHNPDGIFLSNGPGDPAAVGYAIETVKGLVGKKPLFGICLGHQLLGLALGAKTFKLKFGHRGANQPVLNKRTGAVEITTQNHGFAVDPGTLPAAAEPTHINLNDQTLEGLRHKSLPAFSVQYHPESAAGPHDSTYLFEEFRAMMG; this is translated from the coding sequence ATGACGCACGCAAAATTGGCTCTCGAAGACGGCACCGTGTTTACCGGCCGCGCGTTCGGCGCGGCCGGCGAGAAGGTCGGTGAGGTGGTGTTCAACACCAGCATGACCGGCTACCAGGAAGTGCTTACCGATCCGTCATATCGCGGGCAGATCGTCACCATGACGTACCCGCTGATCGGGAACTACGGGACGACCGCGGACGACGCCGAATCGAAGGGCGTCCAGGTGGAAGGCTTCGTGGTCCGCGAGTTGACCCGCGTGCCGAGCAACTTCCGCAGTAGCTGCGACTTGGACACGTACCTCAAGGCCAGCAACGTGGTCGGCATTGAGGGGATCGACACCCGGGCTCTGGTTCGCCGGCTCCGCGTCCGCGGGTCACTGATGGGCGTCCTGTCGACGACCGACCTGGACGACGCCTCGCTCGTCCGCAAGGCGAAGGCCGCTCACGGCATGGAGGGGAAGGATCTCGTCAAGGAAGTCGTTCCCGACCAGTCGTTCAAGTGGGACAAGGGGTTCGGCCAGTTCGCCGAACACGTCATCCCCGCGCGGGCGGCGGACAAGCACGTCGTTGCCATTGACTACGGGATGAAGTGGAACATCCTCCGCTGCCTGACGCAGGTCGGGTGCAAGGTCACGGTCGTCCCCGGCACCGCGTCGGCCGCGGACGTCCTCGCGCACAACCCGGACGGCATCTTCCTGTCGAACGGCCCGGGTGACCCGGCCGCGGTCGGGTACGCGATCGAGACGGTGAAGGGGCTCGTCGGCAAGAAGCCGCTCTTCGGCATCTGCCTGGGCCACCAGCTCCTGGGGCTGGCGCTGGGGGCGAAGACGTTCAAGCTCAAGTTCGGCCACCGGGGGGCGAACCAGCCGGTGTTGAACAAGCGGACCGGGGCGGTCGAGATCACCACCCAGAACCACGGCTTCGCCGTCGACCCGGGCACCCTGCCGGCGGCCGCCGAGCCGACGCACATCAACCTGAACGACCAGACGCTCGAAGGGCTACGGCACAAGTCGCTCCCGGCGTTCAGCGTCCAGTACCACCCCGAATCGGCCGCGGGGCCGCACGACAGCACGTATCTATTCGAGGAGTTCCGGGCGATGATGGGGTGA
- a CDS encoding putative oxidoreductase C-terminal domain-containing protein has translation MLRPIRLMTLAPGHFHAALVQQQMLPGVHPRAYIYAPLGDDLFEHLARVAGFNGRATDPTGWELDVRAGANYFARFLQEQPGNAVVIAGRNAAKIELILAAVRSGLHVLADKPWVIDPADFPKLAEVFHEADTREVVAWDVMTERFEATSLLQRALARDPDVFGTAVPGTPDAPGLELESVHYLKKTVAGAPLRRPVWWFNEAVAGHALADVGTHLADLAMWLLFPDQSIDYRRDISVLGATAWPLLLDRGQFSALTGRADFPPELAGAVANGSLKYHGNGTVTYTLRGVHVRLTTLWEYEREGSAGGPGQTDTHEAVARGSLASVAVRPVPVEGSGSRPELFVTPTDPADHTKVAAAVARRCRTDCRGAIVTDGGDHTRVTIPDALRPGHEAHFASVLKDFVRYFYAPRQIPAWERGNLLAKYYVTTQAVALARLGG, from the coding sequence GTGCTACGCCCGATCCGGTTGATGACGCTCGCGCCCGGGCACTTTCATGCGGCCCTGGTGCAACAACAGATGCTCCCAGGCGTTCATCCGCGGGCTTATATTTACGCCCCGCTCGGGGACGATTTATTCGAACACCTCGCGCGGGTCGCCGGGTTCAACGGGCGGGCGACCGACCCGACGGGCTGGGAGTTAGATGTTCGCGCCGGCGCGAATTACTTCGCCCGTTTTCTCCAGGAGCAACCGGGAAACGCGGTCGTCATCGCGGGGCGGAACGCGGCGAAGATCGAGTTGATCCTGGCCGCCGTCCGCAGCGGTCTGCACGTCCTCGCCGACAAGCCGTGGGTCATCGACCCGGCCGACTTCCCCAAGCTCGCCGAGGTGTTCCACGAAGCCGACACCCGCGAGGTGGTCGCCTGGGACGTGATGACCGAGCGATTTGAGGCGACCTCGCTCCTCCAGCGCGCCCTCGCCCGCGACCCCGACGTGTTCGGCACCGCCGTCCCGGGCACGCCAGACGCTCCGGGTCTGGAACTGGAAAGCGTCCACTACCTCAAGAAGACCGTGGCCGGGGCGCCGCTCCGCCGGCCGGTCTGGTGGTTCAACGAAGCGGTGGCCGGCCACGCACTCGCGGACGTCGGCACACACCTGGCAGACCTCGCCATGTGGTTGTTGTTCCCGGACCAATCGATCGACTACCGCCGGGACATCTCGGTCCTCGGCGCGACGGCGTGGCCGCTCCTGCTCGATCGGGGGCAGTTCTCGGCCCTCACCGGGCGCGCCGACTTTCCGCCGGAGTTGGCGGGTGCGGTGGCCAACGGGTCGCTGAAGTATCACGGCAACGGGACGGTGACGTACACTCTGCGCGGCGTTCACGTGCGCCTCACGACGCTCTGGGAATACGAGCGGGAGGGGTCCGCGGGCGGACCCGGGCAGACCGACACGCATGAAGCCGTCGCCCGCGGGTCGCTCGCCAGTGTGGCGGTCCGGCCCGTGCCCGTGGAAGGGAGCGGGAGCCGGCCGGAGTTGTTCGTCACGCCGACTGACCCGGCCGACCACACGAAGGTCGCGGCGGCCGTCGCCCGGCGGTGCCGAACCGACTGCCGGGGCGCGATTGTGACGGACGGCGGCGACCACACGCGCGTCACGATCCCGGACGCCCTGCGGCCCGGCCACGAGGCCCACTTCGCCTCCGTCTTGAAAGACTTCGTGCGCTACTTTTACGCACCGCGTCAGATCCCGGCCTGGGAACGCGGAAATCTGCTGGCAAAGTACTACGTGACGACACAAGCGGTGGCCCTGGCTCGACTCGGTGGGTAA